A window from Bacillus sp. (in: firmicutes) encodes these proteins:
- a CDS encoding transposase family protein, whose protein sequence is MMTLSWSPPDPFMELVYVSTVDDTLHLIVKSIRSFSSCSVCSTTSFRPHSQYTRKVQDLPISEHPVQLLILTRKWFCDNPDCHVKIFTERFEGLSSNGRRTIRAENVLRKIAFSTSCLAAERVAHAVHIPVSHDTLLNLIRKTDITPTVSPFRGNR, encoded by the coding sequence ATGATGACTCTTTCTTGGTCACCTCCTGATCCTTTTATGGAGTTAGTCTATGTTTCAACCGTTGATGATACTCTACATTTAATAGTAAAGAGCATAAGGTCTTTCTCTTCTTGCTCTGTCTGCTCTACTACTAGCTTTCGTCCTCACAGCCAATATACACGAAAGGTACAAGACCTTCCTATTAGCGAACATCCTGTTCAATTGCTTATTCTGACAAGAAAGTGGTTCTGTGATAATCCAGATTGCCATGTTAAGATTTTTACTGAACGATTTGAAGGATTATCATCCAATGGGCGGAGAACAATTAGAGCTGAAAATGTTCTACGAAAAATAGCTTTCTCAACTAGTTGTTTGGCCGCCGAGAGAGTTGCTCACGCGGTCCATATTCCCGTTAGCCATGATACTTTACTTAATCTAATTCGTAAAACAGATATTACACCAACGGTGTCTCCCTTTCGTGGGAATCGATGA